A window of the Electrophorus electricus isolate fEleEle1 chromosome 11, fEleEle1.pri, whole genome shotgun sequence genome harbors these coding sequences:
- the LOC113572718 gene encoding transient receptor potential channel pyrexia isoform X3, with protein sequence MKRPSHVRPGGHDNSGLELTDRVCHQTAQQVTNLSASVAQSVSQWASYTRGRWKRAACKCVRKKPSGEPVGRKYKGLAWDEDAVDGPDKEQRLNRCLLDHFRVLATSNQDADEVDLQYLNGILAEGADPNSPDKYGQTALHEISRAWNVDVMRFFLERGADVLRADAFGVTALHVAAALDYEEMIWFLIERGADIEARTYKDLQTALHFASKNDAIGAIQILLQNGADIGAQDYKQRTPLQLAANLERSEAAHTLLELGADAGLQDSDGQLCITAMIGKMTPVAKLALNQFHVKDPVTRQQFYYLQLLEPEPACKKNSQGQHRSEPLSPLGLIVHQGKLDLIMHPVVLKLIAVKWNLYGRLGAWILLLLNFLFIISWTVVAISVSVSREEGSRYIFPQDWWRVVVVAVALGLTVLEVYREVMEVLHSFRKLKDWQQWSDRRLREDLACTHPMWPEERHYLEGQRRAVWNLKGSYSQDCWNIFDWLVYILLIAVLSLHLADVYLVSHALRTYSLRIFAVTIIFLWLRLMKHVRAFRVMGPFTVMLGKIVGDVLRFLFLYAEIYIPYACAFWIIFGGLVNVPSMQTVPQMLYSLYRITLVDEYEFDAMVAVDSIMAHLLCGTFLALSSVLCVNLMIALLSDTFQRVHDNAQANAVMQQATVVLQVEESMPYLQRFYDKQYIHNFCAPLGEFYDGDVITDPDQQEDMKKLSAQIKVTLDEYLDIQKETKPNESYRANESYRATSNF encoded by the exons ACAGCACAGCAGGTCACGAATTTGTCTGCCTCAGTAGCGCAGTCTGTTTCGCAGTGGGCGTCCTACACCAGGGGCCGATGGAAACGGGCTGCTTGTAAATGTGTGAGGAAGAAACCCTCAG GGGAGCCTGTGGGCAGGAAGTACAAAGGCCTCGCCTGGGATGAGGACGCTGTAGATGGGCCTGACAAAGAGCAGCGGCTGAACAGATGCCTGCTGGACCACTTCCGAGTCCTGGCCACCAGCAACCAGGACGCCGATGAG GTCGACCTGCAGTACCTGAACGGCATCCTCGCCGAGGGTGCCGACCCCAATTCACCAGACAAATATGGACAGACAGCACTGCATGAG ATCTCTCGGGCCTGGAACGTAGATGTGATGCGGTTCTTtctggagagaggagcagatgtCCTGAGGGCTGACGCATTTGGCGTCACTGCTTTGCACGTGGCAGCAGCCTTGGATTACGAAGAAATGATTTGGTTCCTTATAGAAAGAggag CTGATATTGAGGCGCGCACTTATAAAGACCTGCAAACAGCATTACACTTTGCTTCTAAGAATGATGCAATTGGGGCAATTCAGATTTTGCTGCAGAATGGTGCAGACATTGGTGCACAAGACTACAAACAAAGAACTCCGCTACAACTGGCTGCCAACCTAG agcGCAGTGAAGCTGCGCACACACTGTTGGAGCTGGGGGCAGATGCCGGGCTGCAGGACTCTGATGGACAACTGTGCATCACCGCCATGATTGGCAAGATGACGCCTGTG GCCAAACTGGCACTGAATCAGTTCCACGTGAAAGACCCAGTGACTCGGCAGCAGTTCTACTACCTGCAGCTGCTTGAACCAGAGCCAGCGTGCAAGAAAAATTCACAAG GGCAACACCGCAGTGAGCCTTTATCACCG CTGGGGCTTATTGTTCACCAAGGGAAACTGGACCTCATTATGCATCCTGTAGTGCTGAAACTCATTGCTGTCAAATGGAACCTATACGGCAG ACTGGGTGCCTGGATTCTCTTGCtgcttaattttttatttatcatttccTGGACAGTTGTGGccatttctgtgtctgtgtcacgGGAGGAGGGTAGTCGGTATATTTTTCCTCAG GACTGGTggcgggtggtggtggtggcggtgGCATTGGGACTGACTGTGTTGGAGGTGTACAGGGAGGTGATGGAGGTCCTGCACTCCTTCAGAAAGCTGAAGGACTGGCAGCAGTGGAGCGATCGGAGACTCCGTGAAGACCTGGCCTGCACTCACCCCATGTGGCCCGAG GAGCGGCATTATTTAGAGGGGCAGAGGAGGGCTGTCTGGAATTTGAAAGGGAGCTACTCACAAGACTGCTG GAACATATTTGATTGGCTTGTGTACATATTGTTGATAGCTGTCTTGAGCCTCCATTTAGCTGATGTATACCTGGTTTCACATGCACTTCGAACGTATAGCCTTCGCATCTTCGCTGTGACCATCATCTTCCTTTGGCTAAGGCTGATGAAGCATGTCCGGGCCTTTAG GGTTATGGGTCCTTTCACTGTCATGCTGGGGAAGATAGTGGGTGATGTTCTGCGCTTCCTCTTCTTATATGCAGAGATCTACATCCCCTACGCCTGTGCTTTCTGGATTATATTTGGAG GCTTAGTGAATGTGCCTAGCATGCAGACAGTGCCCCAGATGCTCTACAGCCTGTACCGGATCACCCTAGTGGATGAGTACGAGTTTGATGCCATGGTGGCCGTGGACTCCATCATGGCTCACCTGCTCTGCGGTACTTTTCTGGCGCTAtcctctgtgttgtgtgtcaaCCTCATGATCGCCCTGCTCTCTGACACCTTCCAAAG AGTGCATGACAACGCGCAGGCAAATGCAGTGATGCAACAGGCGACCGTTGTTCTGCAGGTAGAGGAGTCCATGCCTTACCTGCAACGTTTCTATGATAAACAGTACATTCACAACTTCTGTGCTCCCCTTGGAGAGTTTTACGATGGAGACGTCATAACTGACCCAGATCAGCAAGAAGACATGAAGAAACTGTCTGCACAGATTAAG GTTACTTTGGATGAGTATTTGGACATCCAAAAGGAGACAAAACCAAATGAGAGCTACAGAGCAAATGAGAGCTACAGAGCTACTAG
- the LOC113572718 gene encoding transient receptor potential channel pyrexia isoform X4, whose product MKRPSHVRPGGHDNSGLELTDRVCHQTAQQVTNLSASVAQSVSQWASYTRGRWKRAACKCVRKKPSGEPVGRKYKGLAWDEDAVDGPDKEQRLNRCLLDHFRVLATSNQDADEVDLQYLNGILAEGADPNSPDKYGQTALHEISRAWNVDVMRFFLERGADVLRADAFGVTALHVAAALDYEEMIWFLIERGADIEARTYKDLQTALHFASKNDAIGAIQILLQNGADIGAQDYKQRTPLQLAANLERSEAAHTLLELGADAGLQDSDGQLCITAMIGKMTPVAKLALNQFHVKDPVTRQQFYYLQLLEPEPACKKNSQGQHRSEPLSPLGLIVHQGKLDLIMHPVVLKLIAVKWNLYGRLGAWILLLLNFLFIISWTVVAISVSVSREEGSRYIFPQDWWRVVVVAVALGLTVLEVYREVMEVLHSFRKLKDWQQWSDRRLREDLACTHPMWPEERHYLEGQRRAVWNLKGSYSQDCWNIFDWLVYILLIAVLSLHLADVYLVSHALRTYSLRIFAVTIIFLWLRLMKHVRAFRVMGPFTVMLGKIVGDVLRFLFLYAEIYIPYACAFWIIFGGLVNVPSMQTVPQMLYSLYRITLVDEYEFDAMVAVDSIMAHLLCGTFLALSSVLCVNLMIALLSDTFQR is encoded by the exons ACAGCACAGCAGGTCACGAATTTGTCTGCCTCAGTAGCGCAGTCTGTTTCGCAGTGGGCGTCCTACACCAGGGGCCGATGGAAACGGGCTGCTTGTAAATGTGTGAGGAAGAAACCCTCAG GGGAGCCTGTGGGCAGGAAGTACAAAGGCCTCGCCTGGGATGAGGACGCTGTAGATGGGCCTGACAAAGAGCAGCGGCTGAACAGATGCCTGCTGGACCACTTCCGAGTCCTGGCCACCAGCAACCAGGACGCCGATGAG GTCGACCTGCAGTACCTGAACGGCATCCTCGCCGAGGGTGCCGACCCCAATTCACCAGACAAATATGGACAGACAGCACTGCATGAG ATCTCTCGGGCCTGGAACGTAGATGTGATGCGGTTCTTtctggagagaggagcagatgtCCTGAGGGCTGACGCATTTGGCGTCACTGCTTTGCACGTGGCAGCAGCCTTGGATTACGAAGAAATGATTTGGTTCCTTATAGAAAGAggag CTGATATTGAGGCGCGCACTTATAAAGACCTGCAAACAGCATTACACTTTGCTTCTAAGAATGATGCAATTGGGGCAATTCAGATTTTGCTGCAGAATGGTGCAGACATTGGTGCACAAGACTACAAACAAAGAACTCCGCTACAACTGGCTGCCAACCTAG agcGCAGTGAAGCTGCGCACACACTGTTGGAGCTGGGGGCAGATGCCGGGCTGCAGGACTCTGATGGACAACTGTGCATCACCGCCATGATTGGCAAGATGACGCCTGTG GCCAAACTGGCACTGAATCAGTTCCACGTGAAAGACCCAGTGACTCGGCAGCAGTTCTACTACCTGCAGCTGCTTGAACCAGAGCCAGCGTGCAAGAAAAATTCACAAG GGCAACACCGCAGTGAGCCTTTATCACCG CTGGGGCTTATTGTTCACCAAGGGAAACTGGACCTCATTATGCATCCTGTAGTGCTGAAACTCATTGCTGTCAAATGGAACCTATACGGCAG ACTGGGTGCCTGGATTCTCTTGCtgcttaattttttatttatcatttccTGGACAGTTGTGGccatttctgtgtctgtgtcacgGGAGGAGGGTAGTCGGTATATTTTTCCTCAG GACTGGTggcgggtggtggtggtggcggtgGCATTGGGACTGACTGTGTTGGAGGTGTACAGGGAGGTGATGGAGGTCCTGCACTCCTTCAGAAAGCTGAAGGACTGGCAGCAGTGGAGCGATCGGAGACTCCGTGAAGACCTGGCCTGCACTCACCCCATGTGGCCCGAG GAGCGGCATTATTTAGAGGGGCAGAGGAGGGCTGTCTGGAATTTGAAAGGGAGCTACTCACAAGACTGCTG GAACATATTTGATTGGCTTGTGTACATATTGTTGATAGCTGTCTTGAGCCTCCATTTAGCTGATGTATACCTGGTTTCACATGCACTTCGAACGTATAGCCTTCGCATCTTCGCTGTGACCATCATCTTCCTTTGGCTAAGGCTGATGAAGCATGTCCGGGCCTTTAG GGTTATGGGTCCTTTCACTGTCATGCTGGGGAAGATAGTGGGTGATGTTCTGCGCTTCCTCTTCTTATATGCAGAGATCTACATCCCCTACGCCTGTGCTTTCTGGATTATATTTGGAG GCTTAGTGAATGTGCCTAGCATGCAGACAGTGCCCCAGATGCTCTACAGCCTGTACCGGATCACCCTAGTGGATGAGTACGAGTTTGATGCCATGGTGGCCGTGGACTCCATCATGGCTCACCTGCTCTGCGGTACTTTTCTGGCGCTAtcctctgtgttgtgtgtcaaCCTCATGATCGCCCTGCTCTCTGACACCTTCCAAAG GTAG